From Cannabis sativa cultivar Pink pepper isolate KNU-18-1 chromosome 8, ASM2916894v1, whole genome shotgun sequence, a single genomic window includes:
- the LOC115698878 gene encoding replication protein A 14 kDa subunit B, with translation MAAHQDMDTSNPAVFVNAELLRLYVGRKVRALVQVIRSENGAVIGKSTDDNQIVVKGSPPGSLTNFVEVIGIADGDKSIRAEVWNNFGDAIDTHNYNQVCQLANGEFKHLFI, from the exons ATGGCCGCCCATCAG GATATGGACACGTCGAACCCAGCAGTTTTTGTCAATGCCGAGCTTCTGCGCCTGTATGTTGGAAGAAAGGTTCGGGCACTGGTTCAGGTTATCCGATCTGAGAATGGAGCTGTGATTGGGAAATCAACAGATGATAATCAGATTGTTGTGAAGGGATCTCCACCGGGCTCCCTCACAAATTTTGTTGAGGTCATTGGTATTGCTGATGGTGATAAATCCATTCGGGCTGAAGTCTGGAACAACTTTGGTGATGCAATTG ACACACATAATTACAATCAGGTTTGTCAGCTTGCAAATGGAGAATTCAAACACTTGTTCATCTGA
- the LOC115701232 gene encoding transcription initiation factor TFIID subunit 9, which produces MAEGEEDLPRDAKIVKSLLKSMGVEDYEPRVIHQFLELWYRYVVDVLTDSQVYSEHAGKGAIDSDDVKLAIQSKVNFSFSQPPPREVLLELARNRNKVPLPRSIAGPASVPLPPEQDTLISPNYQLALPRRQSAQAAEEIEEDDEAIDPAAVTTTPSQQEQKTTDVPPQSQRVSFPLKRTK; this is translated from the exons ATGGCAGAAGGAGAGGAAGATTTGCCCAGGGATGCAAAGATTGTGAAATCGCTCTTGAAATCAATGGGCGTGGAGGACTATGAACCTCGTGTTATTCACCAATTCTTGGAGCTTTGGTATCGCTATGTTGTTGATGTTCTAACCGATTCACAGGTTTACTCGGAGCATGCGGGCAAAGGTGCAATCGACTCTGACGATGTCAAGCTTGCCATTCAATCCAAAGTCAACTTCAGCTTCTCACAACCTCCTCCAAGGGAG GTCCTACTGGAGCTTGCTAGAAACCGAAACAAGGTTCCATTGCCAAGGTCTATTGCAGGGCCTGCTAGTGTTCCACTCCCTCCCGAACAAGACACATTGATCAGCCCCAATTACCAGCTGGCACTCCCGAGGAGACAATCTGCTCAGGCAGCTGAAGAAATAGAGGAAGATGACGAAGCTATTGATCCTGCCGCGGTGACAACGACACCTTCCCAACAAGAACAGAAGACAACAGATGTGCCGCCGCAGTCACAGAGGGTGTCCTTTCCCCTCAAACGTACCAAGTGA